The stretch of DNA taattaattaatttaacatGATCGTAGTGAGAAGGTGTACTGAGAAAATTATTTTTCGAAACTATATTTATATCTACAGATTGGAAAAGAACATAACATTAAATACAGAAGTTCTCTTTGAGGTGgaaatataaatgtgatgtttgAGTGTTTCCTCTTTGCTagttttgttgtcatcaacCCTGTCAGGTTTTTAACTGTTTTGTTCATTCGTCTCTCTCTGCGTTGCAGATGTCACTTGACAAAAAGTGGAGGAGAACCCTGAACTCCATCCTGGAGCAGCTAACTGACTCAGATTTGAGAAAGACGCTGTTCCATCTGGACAAAATCCCTCAAGGAGATAAGACTGGCAAGACCAGAGAAGAAATCATTGTTTTAATTGAAAAGCATTACGGGACAGAAAAGTCCATCTCTGAAATAGATAGAATAATGAAGATAATACCAAGAAATGACGCTGCAGTCCAGAAGCAGCTGCGCCCCTTTGTGGAGGAACTGAAGGAACAACGGCAGGAAGAAAAAGGTTTGAAGAGTTTATACGACACAGTGTGAATTGGTATAGATCAGtggtgtcaaactcagtttcccagagggccacatcacatcaagggccagacatgtgaAGTGGAAAAACATTGAGTAAGGCATCAAAAATGTTAACACAAAGTGcctaaagcattgaaaaaagcaCATAAACCGCCGAAAAAGGCGTAAAAAATGATCGCTCCAAGataataaatccctgctcttacttttcaccatTGTTCTTTcttcaaagtattttctgtactttaAACTTTTACATATATAATTTTCAACCGCAGATTAACATGTCTTTTGGCTGGTGGATCTCAGTAGGGAACTATTTAGACATAACATATTTACTCAGCGTCTATTAAAAGAGAGTTCACCCTCTCTCTACAGAGAAAAAGCACCAGTGAAAAATGCAAAATGAGAGtatttttaatttgtgtttaactttttttaaatttaattttaagGGAAGATGAGCAAACTTGCAGCTGACTCAGGATCAGTTGCCAATAAGTGGGAAACAGCCCTGAGCTCCATCCTGGAGGAGCTGACTGAGGAACAATTCAGGAAGATGCTGCTCTATCTGGACGAAATCCCTCAAGGAGTGAAGACTGGCAAGACCAGAGAAGAAATCCCTGATTTAATCATCCAGCACTACGGGCCAGAAGGGTCCATCTCTGAAAtagatgaaataatgaaagcGATACCAAGGAATGACCCTAAAGTCCAGAACCTGCTGCGCCCCTTTGTGGAGAAAGTGAAGGAACAGCGCCAGGAAGAAAAAGGTTTGAAGAGTTGATATGATTAAATTGATATAGATTATTATTTCTCCTCTTTAACATCAATTCCCAGTGAATGAAATTTTGGATTTTCGAGGGAAAACTTCACAAAGTGAtcaaaacaaatacattatgTGTGATTGCCACTCAAGCGgcaattcaatatttttttccctctccagttcttttaatgtttaaaaagtgttttatttaaatttttttagaGATGACAAGTACTAGGCTGTACACTAACATGTGGCCctttaaatctttacaatcatccACCAAAAGAACCCAATAGGCCTGctttgttgcaccatccaatcTCTCTTTAAAACTTtgtcagcatgtagcttgcaaGCTCAAagtttgatgttgtttcccaAAGCTTACCGAGATTGAGAACAGAAACACATCCAGCAAGTGAGCCACGCGCCGGACGTCAGACTGTAACCTTTAAATGTACTTCTGTTTATTCAGACTATTCAGACTGATTGGCTGATTCAAAATAAGGTCTCCATCTAAACAGAGAACTAACAGTTTAAGAACTAACGGTATATTAACAGATTCATACAAAAGAAGGGGTCTCCATCAGATATAAATGTCTCCATTTCTGTTGCTGATTACTTCTAAAGGACAACACAAACTGATAAAAGTCTTTTTGTTATCTTCCAGGTCCAAGTGGGGCAACTCAACAGAGGAATgtcccagcagaggacagcgTCCAAACAGAGGACAGCGACCCAGCAGATGAGAAGCTGTTAAATGTTCGGGCAGAGTTTATAGAAAGAGTGTCTGATCCTGTTCTAAACCAGCTTCTGGATAAACTCCTTGAGCGTGGTTTTATAAATGATGAGGAAATGCAGTCAGTCACAACCAAAAAAAGCAAAGCAGACAAAGCACGACACCTGATCGACATGGTGCGAAAAAAGGGACCTAAAGCCAGCTCACTTCTGATCAATACTCTCTGTAAAGTGGATAAACCTGTTTCGGAAGTGCTGAAATTAATCTGAAGCTAAAGCAAGAAACTCTGGAGTgtgatgtgatgttttattaagTAAACGTTGActatagctatgtttccatccacacgtttttatccgaattaagtgatattgaatgaaaaatgccttatggaaacaatGAAATctgattgaatttcatgaatatagactcaaaggaaatacgttcggtctcatcggattttatcttgatcgatatacggcttatgcgataaacgctgatggaaacgttatttgccgaataaataatgaattgtgattaagttttaggtcattttatggttgcaacctgccacaaaacgaagaagaagttttagttcatttccgcccagtatttcctctctgtttgcacacatggcgggtgtcaacaaagacagatggaagtggacgaacaaggagacgcactaccgggagtgccgacacaaatgtcccttatgatgcagcgatcgtctaccacagcctgtagtacgattgatggccagccctttctattgactacatccctgtagccttcagcagggggtctaatcgggacgtgagtcccgtctattggccatacacctgtggcacaaggtgcgctctggagttatgcagcgagatatcatgcgcctcatccactccaggtaggtatacataccttcgcatcatcctcgtttgtatggcattgcacacggcgtaaacacaccagtgcacggtggttttgctgactccaaacgtttcgcctaccactctgtactctgtgcatgtagccagtttgtagagcgcaatGGCGATACGCTTCTCGGTTGGAACCGGAGGGCGATAGCTTGCAACATCTGGGAAAAGGGACGGGCCAAAAAAATGacacaacaggtcaaatgttgtcttggtcatccgaaaatgcttcaaccaaagggtttccgtgaagtgtctctgaaccacgatctcccagaactgtttggagcgcTGTCGTTTCCACACCACAGGCAGCCTCCGTTGTCGTCGgacatttacgtgcatctgcatcatcatagcaatgtgttgacgcgtcgttgttttcttactatagcttgatatgtcgctatcagctggcacataagcactattacaacttgtgcaatattgatcatgtgttggtagatggcgcgatccattttgtctagcaaaactttgttcgcaaatgttagcttgaatgttgttgattcagtgcaaaaataaatgtaaacaccttaaaatgtctcaaatcaattcgatataccaatttgatcgcaaaacagcatgtgacttCATTACgcaacaggtttttattcgctttaaagccattggatggaaacactttcaccagctttattcgcatgagtttttttaccgaacttcagataattcgattgacaagtggatggaaacttagctactGAAAGTGATTCAAAGGGAGAAGAAAACATGTTGTTCTTTATTTTAACCACTAGATGGAGGCAGAACATCACTGATGATATGAAAATCTGAATTCACAATTGAGAAAAATATGTCTTGGTGAAGATTATTCTCCTGAAGTTTTAAGAGATACTGGttggtctttttttaaacattttttatatttcttttacatttttacagccTCTGATGTAATCGTTactttagaaaaataaaaagataaacaaaTACCGCTTAATGCAGCGTGGCCTttttttatagtgtcaaatcataacaaataaatcaggacactttacagatagagtatgTCCAGTCTAcactctaatatatatatatatatatatatatatatatatatatatatatatatatatatataaaaataacaatcCCCTCAAGAACAAATGCATTTGGTGTGACAGCGCAGAAACCTTAGACAGAACCTGACTggtggtgggcggccatctgcttcatgtagttaAAATATCAGCAGTAAaattcataggcgccgatttatgttttcctccatgggtgctcacaggcgtgcgcccttttaaaaaaaaagaaagtagtcaaacattgtttgaatttcagaaccttaggaaatggacagcggccgacacgaacacacacgcctattaacttgataataaagccgtaaagctacttctcacagatacagagagggttggagatgaaaagtttaactgacacgtaaccacGATCAGCTtcatgggaaattaagaatcaatgccaagtaagtacacaactcaacaacatATACTATAGAACATAGGTCAagttgtttttagacattttgatGTGGAAATTTAACATATGTTTAAGGGAACTATTTCAGTTTATGGTGCACAATAACGATGTTGACACTAAAGTTTAACAGTGTTGAATCTAGAAGAATTTAAGATATAATCAGTCCGATATGGAAGGTCAGTTGTGGACGGTTTTCGGTTATCCTGGATTCCTAAATTTTACTTTTGGGAAACAGTATGAAGATGGAGGCCTGTGGTGTTAGAAATAACTACACAGAACTACTTAAGTTCACTTTGTAGGTACTTACAGGCCTACATTactgagtattttcattttatgctacttaatTCTACTTGACTATATTTTAGAGGGAACTATTGtaattttactccactacatctgaCAACAGttcctttacataaaaaataaacatcagtTTGTTGTTAAAGCTCCACATTACAAGCTACAACAATATGCTGCTTAGATGTTAATGAATCAGTAACACACTTAATAAGATAACAATTTCATAGGGCCTACTCTGCATAACATGTACTTTTACctttgatattttattttgcagctAAAACTTCCATACTTTTAATGAGGTTAAATTATACATGACTAAGAAGGACTTTTAGTTGTAGTATTTGTAAGTTGTGAATATTTCTTCCACGACAGACTGAAACTAAACTGCTGACTGTGTCGATGTTGGAAAGCTGCTGCATTATCTTGCTGACTAACACAACTGACTGCACAAAGAAAGTTAATATTTGTTTACTTGACATGAAAGTGAAAGTACCCGCTCTTTTCGGTGTCTCAGCTTGTGAGCGGTAAAGTGCGGGCTGAACCATTGTTCACtagaggggtgggggtggactGTGAGTTTGAAACTGGATGTTTGGAGGGTTAACAAGTCAAAGTTggtaaaataatatatttgacAATGAGAAATATTTCTCCAAAtatattttctcatttattcaAGATCATTAGGGTGGCAGTCAGGTTGGTGAAACATGATTAAAGTTGGTATCTTCCACCTCCGTCACTgcatccaaaaaaaacaaaaaaattcaaatttgTCTTCCCGCCACTCAGAGCTCTTGTGACTGTCAACAGATAACGccacaaaagaagaaaacagtTCAGCTGAAAGAAAAGCACAAAGTgagtattatattatattgtaaccacataataaaatacgtttttgctttcttttgtAAAATGAATCTACTGTGAGATAAGATCATTACTCACAATAACAAACACAAAGCTTGTGGTTCAAAGATTACCTGTATGTTCTGGTGGTTTATGTTTCTGATTTAATGGTGACTAATGTGACTTCATGTTTGCTGTTCTCTcgtctctctgtgtcagagaTGTCGGATATTTCAGAGGAAGAGTGGAAAAGAGCTCTGACTTCCAtagtggaggagctggaggatgatcAGTACATAAAGATGCTGGAATTTTTGGTAGACATCCCAAAAAGTCAGAAGTCTAGCACGTCCAGAGAAAAGATGCCTGGAAAAATCATTGAGCACTACGGACTACTAAAGTCCATCTCCGAAATCGATAAAGCAATGGATTACATACCGAGGAGGGACCCTAAAATCCAGGACCTGCTGCGCCCCTTTGTGGACAAACTGAGGAATGAACAGGAGAACAAGAACCAGGGTTAGTTCATGATACAAGTTTTTGGTTAAAAAATATTCATTcctgttttttaatgtttcattaGATCACAGAGGGTGTAGAATAAGGGTTAATGCAAAATATTTAAAGGGTTAAAACTAATATTCAAAGCATGGGCGTCAGAGCCATTATATAGTTTGCCTTCCATTTTGAATTGGTTCCATTTCTCTGACATCAGtgtcaaataaaatgaatgtcAACACAGCAGAAGTCCTACTGGAATAGACTTTCAGAATTggaattttacagtttttttcgattgctaaacgacagtgggcacaactagAGTCACgtgcaaaactcaaactacagtctgcattaccaacagtcatctgagctaaacagttcacatctcctgcaaaactcattcacagcaacataactcttaacacacgtctcaaaacaggatcagtgcagccaaacggagtaaaaacactagcatcaaacaccaatacagaaattacaaacttttcatctttacagtttgaataattgcagtgacttcacactactcaatagtttctttaaagaaaagatatagattttataatataccaatttttacgtaaggtaaacaagaaggaatggaaatcagcagtttgcttcaatatagtattttgtctgtagtaatttatggaattactggaGAATAAAACTAAAGGTACGTAACAGTAACAAAGACtagtgtgactaatcctgcctctctccagcatcatgcagcaacttttcttcatcacattggatgtctgcatcatctctaaatacaaatgaatgtggtgtttccattgctttcacctccattactttctgaaaaaacagtaagaatgcagttttactattgtaaagatagtgtttttcacatttcttttataGCTGTGTACATAACCttagacatcttacctggacatgttggtatctttgctcttttacctgtttctctcaaacggtaCAGTGTAGAATTGTTtccttatttggtgtttgtatacaTAAAAAGGCTTTCTGATCTTTCTCTATATAAATACCATAaatgttcactaactagtctaaaacaagacacctgcttaggctttcagctaaaattccaatgtttgataggcaccagactgaaatctattctgttttgagtgtgtagttaacagttttgacagcagtgtgttagcatttgaacaaagtgctgtaaatctacagtgttgtgcacgttgtggttaaagtcatgggatgagtgtgtagagttttgaaaactgtgttcaagcaatgaaaaactaactagagtttggtccacatgaactgctgctgtgtaggctgtagtttgagttttgcacatgtgactccagttgtgcccactgtcgtctAGCAATTGTAAAAGACTAAGATTTCTCAAGAAAGCCTGGCATAAGATTGACCTGAGAAATGACGGACACAGCAACCAAAAACTGAACAATGATGATCCGTTTGTGTTGTTCTACACAAGAGTGACGTAGTACTGAACAATctgttttcaaatcatttttttgtatttctttttcagggaagaaaagaaaacgtgAGCAGGATGGAGAGGAAGAAGTGTTGAGAGATTTGACCCAAGATCAGCCTAAAATCCTCGGTAATTTGTTGTTAATGCTACAATCAAGGAAGGAAAACTGTTCTCTCTTTATTTCATAGTTTTATCCATCATTTCTACCATGAAATTGTACTAAATTAATGGCTGGGATCCGTGAACACAGTGACGTCACCCCTCACACATTTAAGACAGTTTATCCAGATTATCTAAAGCATTGGTTCCCAAACATTTAGAAACTCTTAAAGTCCTTTAAGTCCTTGGCGACCCACATTAACACATGCAACCTTTTTAGCTAAATTGATAGGATAGGATTACATTTTACCAAACAGAACAAATCAGTATTAAGTGAAATTGCccttttaatttataataacataaaatgcagggtttttttttaatttgcgcTGCCTGTATGCAGGTCATTATTTAAACTggtcttttgtttgtttctcctTTTAAAGATCAACAGAAGAGCAGCCAACCTGACAAGGTAGGAGTTTAGAATTAAACTTGTTAAAGTAATTTGCCTTGCATTCATTCTTACACACTATGACTATGACTATAATAAACCCTTCCAATAATGGGCATACATGTCATCTAACAGCTGTGGGAGACAATAAACGAGCAATTAGTGAAGGGGACACAAACAATACAGCCAACATTGTACagttgtatatatatgtgtagatGTGGAACTCCAGTAAGTAGGCTGGTAAAgctattttatttacttttctctaatacagatgatgCTGAACTAAGAACTGAGCCCcatagcaagcaagctaactaaCTAGCCAGCCAGCCACTAAATTAGTAAAGTTTAACAACTTCATGTTTCATATACATACTGTTGTCACAGCGTGGAAAAGCACAGAACTCTCGCCAGATTAGTGTGTTCAGCTCATTTTCTATAACCAGTGTGTAGCATGAAATGGTGTGTggaatagacctttttcacagcagacatgttgacatgtcatagtaggaaaagcacagatgtATTCTaacccattaatgatggctgcattccacttaggagaggtcctggtattgttcatgctgactcactgaaatagcttactgggatacttgatggaactgagtcatcgttaaggttatcaatgtcagctgtgcttttcctactatgacaagtcaacatgtccgctgtgaaaaaggtccattattCAGCTAGCTAATTAACTACCCATCAAGCTACCAAACAAGTTAAGTAACTTTATAACTACTAACATAGCAGACTCATGGAAAAATACATTACTTTTCtgtcatgactaatttattACTGACTCAGCATCACCTGTAttagagaaaataattatttcttctgatgtttaaagtgaataaaacagccttcCAGCCTACTTACTGATAGGGCTGCGCAATATTAGGAAAACATCTAATtacgattattttgactgacatTGCAATTGTGATATGATTCaagatattggagggaatgatcatttttgtataattattataaggtgattttttgcgaggatctgtacccaacaaagattttttctgtagtctgtaggataggatttgtaggctgggatgtctctgcagcaccacaatactttattttagaatgggTTGAcaaatattttgcctttaacaaatattgcgcccccctgcgatttgaatattgcactagttcatattgcggtttcgataaaattgcgattaattgtgcagccctacttactGATGCAACTTGCTTATTAGTTTCTCCTTTAAGAACTGTTTCAtaaaatgtttgttgttttgcaggagagaaacatgcttttttttctttttcttttctttcacggCTCATAAGTTTTGacactttcttctttttatgCCACAGAAATCCATCCGTGATGTGAAACTGAGTGGAATTCTTGAGACAGACGTCATAGTTGGGAAAGTTGTTCAGAAATCTGAACTACGcacatataaaaacaaaaacaaaaacttctTTTTTCTGGCTGTTGCTGATGAGACGGCCAGCATTAAAGTGATGGTATATGGGAAAAAACGCTTCCAACAAATTAAGGAGGGGAGCTCCTACTCGTTCAGAAAGCTAATAATGGATGAGTATAGTGTTAAGGTTATTGAGTCAAGCACAGTGGCACAGAGGAGATCTGTTGATGTCCCAGAGGAGATTGAGACAGAAGCTCAGAAGCTACTTCATCCAGAAAGTCCAGTTTACTCCATTAAAGAAGCCAAGTCATTTGATAACAAGAAAAAAGTGAGTGTGAAAGGAGAAGTTACAGAGGTGAGTTTAAACTGCACTTACTTGCTCTATGTCTACATACTGTCATAAGAGTTTGGTttctgcataaaaaaaaaagaaaaagtaaaatctATACTTCTGTTGTACTCTAATTTAAGGAGCAATATCAAAGTATATGTAGCttaacccccaatttccaccaactgtggAACGGCGTTGGattcattaggtttccattaaagtcaatgtgtgtatttccactgactgcggaacgtctgcgtcccaactccgtcccagctccggtgGCAGtggcactggcagcccacttactctgacatctctccatttgtgcatgaataggtcctgagcatgtgtgtgtatttcaggcctgtgtgtagtgatttctaacaaacagtgtaaattgtaatttcctcACTGGGGATCAAGAAACGGAGAGATAAAAGagataaaagataaaaacataagACTGTTCTATTTAATGTTGTGTAACGGGTCAACGTCATTATGGGGCTTCCTTTTTTATGTTGTGTAATCCTTTGCCGTTAATTTGTTCAGATTGATCCTGTCAAAAAGACTAAGGTGAAGGGCGAACGGAAGTTGACAAAGAAGCAACATTTTCAACTTAAAGACGAGACTGATTCCATCGAGATCGTTATGTGGAGGGAAGCCACCGAGCAATGCAAAGGATTATCAAAGGGAGATGTCGTTAAGGTTACCAACATGAAGACCAAAGAGTACTTTGGAAAAATATCGCTGAACTCAACTGGAAACACCAGAATTGAAAAGGTACCTGCAGTGATCTCCTCGCTCTATAAagccatgtttgtttttaagtCTGTGGAGTGAATCACATCTAATAACAACATTACACTGTCCTCCTGCTTAGTTTATAAGCTGTTAAACACTTTTACTAAAtggttttaaatgtattttcagaATGTCTTGAGCCttgactgttaaatgccaaTCTGTCTGCAGGTTCAAAGTGTCGGCATCCAGAAAGGGAGAATTGAGATTAAAGGGATCATAAAAGCCACTCAGAAGGAGACTCAACTAGAGGCAAACTTCAACAACAAGCTGCAAATATTTGTTGTGGCTTCTCGACTTTTGGCAAAGACGTTTAACTTTAAAATAAAGGGAGATATTAAAAATATTCTCCTCGATAAAATACTAATCTCAGCAGATGCAGAAATTCAAGGAAATAAAATCACTAAAATTACAGCCGCTTAGAAGATGTGAGAATAACTCCAGGTTCAGGAATGTTTAAAATATACTGGCGCAATGTGGTAACACTCGGCAAAATCAatatttgagtttaaaaaatataataactaTGACAgctgatgtctttttttttcttcttttttaaattgttttttacatttttaaattgttttcaaCAGATCTGTTGGTCAAAGAATAGTGACCC from Sander lucioperca isolate FBNREF2018 chromosome 13, SLUC_FBN_1.2, whole genome shotgun sequence encodes:
- the LOC116054979 gene encoding uncharacterized protein LOC116054979 isoform X3, producing MSLDKKWRRTLNSILEQLTDSDLRKTLFHLDKIPQGDKTGKTREEIIVLIEKHYGTEKSISEIDRIMKIIPRNDAAVQKQLRPFVEELKEQRQEEKGPSGATQQRNVPAEDSVQTEDSDPADEKLLNVRAEFIERVSDPVLNQLLDKLLERGFINDEEMQSVTTKKSKADKARHLIDMVRKKGPKASSLLINTLCKVDKPVSEVLKLI
- the LOC116054974 gene encoding uncharacterized protein LOC116054974, translating into MSDISEEEWKRALTSIVEELEDDQYIKMLEFLVDIPKSQKSSTSREKMPGKIIEHYGLLKSISEIDKAMDYIPRRDPKIQDLLRPFVDKLRNEQENKNQGKKRKREQDGEEEVLRDLTQDQPKILDQQKSSQPDKKSIRDVKLSGILETDVIVGKVVQKSELRTYKNKNKNFFFLAVADETASIKVMVYGKKRFQQIKEGSSYSFRKLIMDEYSVKVIESSTVAQRRSVDVPEEIETEAQKLLHPESPVYSIKEAKSFDNKKKVSVKGEVTEIDPVKKTKVKGERKLTKKQHFQLKDETDSIEIVMWREATEQCKGLSKGDVVKVTNMKTKEYFGKISLNSTGNTRIEKMSLKLLEAKWKTALSSILEELTEPEFRKMLFNLAKIPQGVKTGKAREYIPDLIVQYYGTEGSISEIDKIMKNIPRQDAAVQEPLRPFVEKLKKQRQGKKEMTRKLSIDSGSVAEKQKLPADQLKSCQPDQKKTISQLGIKAQAGKVVQSSAQCTNEKKKMDPEAVKPKKKTEKEDSSLKHQASASINMDPVGAVKPKKKTEKQNSSLKPSEISKTFTVAASVSPEMDPVEAVKPKNKTEKQDSSLKTAKSSKTSKALGAAVQTGRIQIMEIKKSNKTNTHLEVEFNDRRQTVYVTSRLLANIFGIKVEDDFEKSFRYLMPLTAEATLQGNKITDIKTM
- the LOC116054979 gene encoding uncharacterized protein LOC116054979 isoform X1 gives rise to the protein MSLDKKWRRTLNSILEQLTDSDLRKTLFHLDKIPQGDKTGKTREEIIVLIEKHYGTEKSISEIDRIMKIIPRNDAAVQKQLRPFVEELKEQRQEEKGKMSKLAADSGSVANKWETALSSILEELTEEQFRKMLLYLDEIPQGVKTGKTREEIPDLIIQHYGPEGSISEIDEIMKAIPRNDPKVQNLLRPFVEKVKEQRQEEKGPSGATQQRNVPAEDSVQTEDSDPADEKLLNVRAEFIERVSDPVLNQLLDKLLERGFINDEEMQSVTTKKSKADKARHLIDMVRKKGPKASSLLINTLCKVDKPVSEVLKLI
- the LOC116054979 gene encoding uncharacterized protein LOC116054979 isoform X2, with protein sequence MSLDKKWRTALSSILEELTEEQFRKMLLYLDEIPQGVKTGKTREEIPDLIIQHYGPEGSISEIDEIMKAIPRNDPKVQNLLRPFVEKVKEQRQEEKGPSGATQQRNVPAEDSVQTEDSDPADEKLLNVRAEFIERVSDPVLNQLLDKLLERGFINDEEMQSVTTKKSKADKARHLIDMVRKKGPKASSLLINTLCKVDKPVSEVLKLI